Proteins co-encoded in one Gossypium arboreum isolate Shixiya-1 chromosome 11, ASM2569848v2, whole genome shotgun sequence genomic window:
- the LOC108471948 gene encoding uncharacterized protein LOC108471948, with the protein MSDLRAMLARLSLFDDGNLLAELQVKLTWIKQIQDKQLVDETLGLRFCQIKSGTTSNFGLNSDGVLCFQGRICVPNDSDLRQSILREVHSSPYAMHLGGNKMYRDLSELYWWSILKCEVTDFVAHFLTCQQVKAEHQSPSGLLQPVKIRLWKWE; encoded by the coding sequence ATGTCTGATTTAAGGGCAATGTTGGCTCGCcttagtctgtttgatgatgggaaTCTGTTAGCCGAGTTGCAGGTTAAGCTGACTTGGATTAAGCAGATTCAAGATAAACAGTTAGTGGATGAGACTCTGGGTTTACGATTTTGTCAGATTAAGAGTGGTACTACTTCtaactttgggttaaatagtgatgGTGTTCTATGTTTTCAAGGTCGGATTTGTGTGCCAAATGATTCAGATCTGAGACAGTCGATTCTGAGggaggtgcatagtagcccttatgctatgcatcttggcGGTAATAAGATGTACCGCGACCTCAGTGAGTTATACTGGTGGTCGATTTTGAAGTGTGAAGTTACTGATTTCGTTGCTCATTTTTTGAcatgtcagcaggttaaggctgagcatcagtcgCCTTCAGGTTTActgcagccagttaagattcgtTTATGGAAGTGGGAATGA